One stretch of Mastomys coucha isolate ucsf_1 unplaced genomic scaffold, UCSF_Mcou_1 pScaffold12, whole genome shotgun sequence DNA includes these proteins:
- the Atp5po gene encoding ATP synthase subunit O, mitochondrial, producing the protein MAAPVASGLSRQVRSFSTSVVRPFAKLVRPPVQVYGIEGRYATALYSAASKQKKLDQVEKELLRVQQLLRDPKVSLAVLNPYIKRSIKVKSLNDIATKEKFSPLTANLMNLLAENGRLGNTQGIISAFSTIMSVHRGEVPCTVTTASPLDEAVLSELKTVLKSFLSQGQVLKLEVKTDPSIMGGMIVRIGEKYVDMSAKSKIQKLSKAMRELL; encoded by the exons ATGGCCGCTCCAGTAGCGTCCGGGCTGTCCCGACAG gTTCGGAGCTTCAGTACGTCTGTGGTCAGGCCCTTTGCCAAGCTTGTAAGG CCCCCTGTTCAGGTCTATGGCATCGAAGGCCGCTATGCAACCGCCCTGTACTCTGCTGCATCCAAACAGAAAAAGCTGGACCAGGTGGAGAAGGAGTTGTTGCGAGTGCAG CAACTCTTGAGGGACCCCAAGgtgtccctggctgttctgaatcCTTACATCAAACGCTCCATCAAAGTGAAAAGCCTGAATGACATCGCCACAAAGGAGAAGTTCTCCCCACTGACAGCCAACCTCATGA ATTTACTTGCTGAAAATGGTCGCCTAGGCAACACCCAGGGCATCATCTCTGCCTTTTCCACCATCATGAGTGTCCACCGTGGAGAAGTGCCGTGCACAGTGACCACAGCATCT cctctagaTGAAGCTGTTCTCTCTGAGTTAAAGACGGTGCTGAAGAGCTTCCTGAGTCAAGGCCAAGTACTGAAACTGGAGGTCAAG acTGACCCATCAATCATGGGTGGGATGATTGTCCGAATTGGGGAGAAGTACGTGGATATGTCTGCGAAGAGCAAGATTCAGAAGCTCAGCAAGGCCATGCGGGAGTTGCTCTGA